A segment of the Brevundimonas sp. M20 genome:
GGTCCGCGACGGTCAGCCCAAAGGGGAACAGCTCGCGATAGATGACCCGGTCACGCAAGCCCGGCCCCATACGGAAGCCGACGCGTCGGGCCAGCTTCTCCATCCGCTCTTCCAGACGGCGGCGGTTCCGCGCCTCGGCCACGGCCAGACGGTTGGTGACCACGATCCAGTCGATGGTGGCGTTGCGGCCCTGGGTGATCGCGCGGTGCTTGCGGGCCTCCCAGACGCTTTCGGAGTAGATCGACGGCTTGAGCAGGTCGAGCGTCACCGGATCGACCTGCCCCAGCAGGTCGAAGTCGACGAAGCTGTCGTTCATCGGGGTGACGATCTGGTCGGCCAGACCGTGGGCCGTGCGCGACAGGACGGTATCGCCGCCCGGGGTGTCGATCAGGATGACGTCGGCGGTCGCGCGCGCCTCGGTGAAGGCGGCCTCGAAGCGGGCCAGCTGCTCGGCCTCCCCGGCCTTGGCCAGCGCCTTGCCGTCGCCCATGTCGGGCTCGCTCGGCATGGGAAGGCTGTGGCCGTTGCCGGCGGTCCAGGCGGCGCGATTGGCGAAGAAGCGGCTCATCGAGCGCTGGCGCAGGTCCAGGTCGATGATCGCGACACGCTTTCCGGCGTGCAGCAGGCCGGTGGCGATGTGGATGGCTAGGGTCGACTTGCCCGCCCCGCCCTTTTCGTTGCCGACGACGATGACCGTGGGGTCAGCCATGGAGTTCAATCCCGAAGCGGCCGCCGACTCAGGCGGGCCCGTAGTCAGGCAGAATTGGCCTACGGGCGCCGCCCGTCAACGAACGGGAAGATCAGGGCTGTGGATGCGCCGGTCAGGCCGTCCGGCGGCACCAGGGATCATCAATCCCGGCGGCTGCGCACAGGGCGGCGGCGCCGGCGGCCGGAGCACGGACTTTCAGACGCACCAGATTGCGTCCATTGACCGAGACGGCCTCGAATGTCGGGGAAAGGCCGTCCAGCGCCCAGCCGGCGCCGCCGTCCTTCAGACGGACCCAGGCGGCGCGGGCGGACTGTTCGCTGGAGAAGGCGCCCAGTTGCACCAGACCGCCACGGGCACGGGCAGGCTCGGCGACGGGGCGCGGCGCGTGCGGGGCTGCGGCGCGCTCCGGACGGGGCTGGCGCAGCGCGGGCCGGTTCACCGCATCCTGTACGTGGGCGCGGGCCTGATCGACGACGGCTTCGACCACCACGGGCCCGGCTTCGCCCATGGCGCCGTAGCGGGCGTCCCACAGCTCCACATCCTCCATGACCTCGACGGTCAGGGCGCGACGAAGAGTGCTCTCGGCGGGGCGCTTCTGCGCGGGGGCGGGCGCCTCCTTGCGCGTGGCCTCGCCGTTCAACGGTACCGACGCCAGATGCTGGGCGAGGTTCTCGAAACGGTTGGGATCGCTGTCGACCATGCCGCAGGCGCTGACGCCCGCGGTCAGGAACAAGGCCAGCACTGGACGGATCAGGAGGCTCGGCGTCATAAGCCACACCTTACCCGGCAGGTTTTGCCGCACGGTTCACAGACACGACTAACGTGCAAGGTTAATACGTTCACCATGCCAGACGCCCTTCCCCTGCCCGCCGTCCGCACCATCGCCGACCTGCGCGAGACCGTAAGCGGCTGGAAGCGTCAGGGGTTCACCGTCGGATTCGTTCCGACCATGGGGGCGTTGCATGACGGCCACCTGTCGCTGGTGCGCGAGGCGAAGCGAAGGGCGGACAAGGTGGTGACCAGCGTCTTCGTCAACCCCACCCAATTCGCCCCGACCGAGGATCTGGACGCCTATCCGCGACAGGAAGCCCGAGACGCCGAACTGCTGGCCGGAGAGGGATGCGACCTGCTGTATGCGCCTGCGGTGGCCGAGATGTATCCGGGCGGCGCGACCACCACGATCAGCGTCGGTGCGCCCGCCGAGGGACTGGAAGGCGCCTTCCGGCCGCAGATGTTCGGCGGCGTCGCGCTGGTGGTGTCCAAGCTGCTGCATCAGGTGCAGCCCGATCTGGCCGTTTTCGGCGAGAAGGACTGGCAGCAGCTGATGGTGGTGCGCCGGATGGTCCGTGATCTCGACATGCCGGTGGAGATCGTCGGCCTGCCGACCGCCCGCGACGGCCACGGCCTGGCCCTGTCCAGCCGCAACGCCTACCTGTCCGAAGCCGAACTGGAGATCGCCCGCAAGCTGAACGGGGTGCTGGCCGAGGCCGGGGTCAGGGCGCGGGACGGTTCTGTCGCAGAGGCTGAACACTGGGCCGAGGGCGCGCTGACGGCCGCGGGCTTCGACAGCGTCGACTACGTCGCCATCCG
Coding sequences within it:
- a CDS encoding division plane positioning ATPase MipZ, whose protein sequence is MADPTVIVVGNEKGGAGKSTLAIHIATGLLHAGKRVAIIDLDLRQRSMSRFFANRAAWTAGNGHSLPMPSEPDMGDGKALAKAGEAEQLARFEAAFTEARATADVILIDTPGGDTVLSRTAHGLADQIVTPMNDSFVDFDLLGQVDPVTLDLLKPSIYSESVWEARKHRAITQGRNATIDWIVVTNRLAVAEARNRRRLEERMEKLARRVGFRMGPGLRDRVIYRELFPFGLTVADLSTDVRPVAVSLAHVAARQELRNLMQSLGLEGGSLDNPLDAAA
- a CDS encoding SPOR domain-containing protein; the encoded protein is MTPSLLIRPVLALFLTAGVSACGMVDSDPNRFENLAQHLASVPLNGEATRKEAPAPAQKRPAESTLRRALTVEVMEDVELWDARYGAMGEAGPVVVEAVVDQARAHVQDAVNRPALRQPRPERAAAPHAPRPVAEPARARGGLVQLGAFSSEQSARAAWVRLKDGGAGWALDGLSPTFEAVSVNGRNLVRLKVRAPAAGAAALCAAAGIDDPWCRRTA
- the panC gene encoding pantoate--beta-alanine ligase; protein product: MPDALPLPAVRTIADLRETVSGWKRQGFTVGFVPTMGALHDGHLSLVREAKRRADKVVTSVFVNPTQFAPTEDLDAYPRQEARDAELLAGEGCDLLYAPAVAEMYPGGATTTISVGAPAEGLEGAFRPQMFGGVALVVSKLLHQVQPDLAVFGEKDWQQLMVVRRMVRDLDMPVEIVGLPTARDGHGLALSSRNAYLSEAELEIARKLNGVLAEAGVRARDGSVAEAEHWAEGALTAAGFDSVDYVAIRRADDLSEIDGVLDGPARILAAAKIGRTRLIDNMAV